One segment of Clostridium botulinum DNA contains the following:
- a CDS encoding membrane protein — MNLLALIFNILIPIIMIFMGFLYKCNLYKKIDKTLDLIIPIAMIFSGFSDDKKISLSKGTSTLASANKKCSLIWSISGVCTLLLTIILLILNKSDIYDTSVILLEVEFFILVAIFITVEYVLKRKLYKKIY; from the coding sequence ATGAATCTACTGGCATTAATTTTTAATATACTTATTCCTATAATAATGATTTTCATGGGATTTTTATACAAATGTAATTTATACAAAAAGATAGATAAAACATTAGATTTAATTATACCTATAGCAATGATTTTTTCAGGTTTTTCAGATGATAAAAAGATTAGTCTTTCTAAAGGTACAAGCACTTTAGCTTCAGCTAATAAAAAATGTAGTTTAATATGGAGTATTTCTGGCGTATGTACACTTCTACTTACTATAATACTTTTAATATTAAATAAATCAGATATTTATGATACAAGTGTTATTTTATTAGAAGTTGAATTTTTCATATTAGTTGCTATATTTATAACTGTAGAATATGTATTAAAAAGAAAGCTTTATAAGAAAATTTATTAG
- a CDS encoding CYTH domain-containing protein — MEIERKWLFNINEVPINLSSTITYYTQGYISITPEVRLRSKVVENLITHTTTDETYRLCIKGEGTLTRHEVQKDLTKEEYNALLEVGNLKLENLIQKHYYIIPIEKYNLTVGIVDQGSINEFCYGEIEFDSEKEAKNFNPPTWFGKDVTNDKSYKMKNYWKRTRLDNK; from the coding sequence ATGGAAATAGAAAGAAAATGGTTGTTTAACATAAATGAAGTACCAATAAATTTATCATCTACGATAACATATTATACTCAAGGATATATATCTATAACCCCTGAGGTTAGATTAAGAAGTAAAGTAGTAGAAAATTTAATAACACATACAACAACAGATGAAACCTATAGACTTTGTATAAAAGGAGAAGGAACACTAACTAGACATGAGGTACAAAAAGATCTTACTAAAGAAGAATATAATGCTTTACTTGAAGTTGGAAATTTAAAATTAGAAAATCTTATACAAAAGCATTATTATATTATACCAATAGAGAAGTATAATCTTACAGTTGGTATAGTGGATCAAGGAAGCATAAATGAATTTTGTTATGGAGAAATAGAGTTTGATTCAGAAAAAGAGGCAAAAAATTTTAATCCACCTACTTGGTTTGGAAAAGATGTAACTAATGATAAATCATATAAAATGAAGAATTATTGGAAAAGGACAAGACTAGATAATAAATAA
- a CDS encoding nucleotidyltransferase domain-containing protein: MKNKIINYILNKYEPHTIILYGSYADGSNNINSDFDALVITDKKCKFHDGNEVME, encoded by the coding sequence ATGAAAAATAAAATAATAAATTATATACTTAATAAATATGAACCACATACAATAATTTTATATGGGTCTTATGCTGATGGTTCTAATAACATAAATAGTGACTTTGATGCACTTGTAATTACAGATAAAAAGTGTAAATTTCATGACGGAAATGAAGTGATGGAATAA
- a CDS encoding Fic family protein encodes MLFERTKSYKDFSPPLDKSKLIILTKKLLPDMVFNMASLEGNPFTYPEVQTLLEGITIGGHKLSDEQQVLRIRDGWNFIFESVNKGKVNISKELFNSLNGIVAKDEALISGSFRTGQVRIGGTDFIPPKAEELENIFYNELPILIERSKSSIDLAFDIFLWGALNQFYYDGNKRTSRLISNLILIFNGQGVFNVKVKNRLEFNTLMVDFYNNHDGDKIFEFFYDYCLERY; translated from the coding sequence ATGTTGTTTGAAAGAACGAAATCTTATAAAGATTTTAGTCCACCTTTAGATAAAAGTAAATTAATAATATTAACTAAAAAGTTATTACCAGATATGGTTTTTAATATGGCTAGTTTAGAGGGAAATCCTTTTACATATCCGGAAGTACAAACTCTTTTAGAAGGCATAACTATTGGTGGTCATAAATTAAGTGATGAGCAACAAGTTTTAAGAATAAGAGATGGGTGGAATTTTATTTTTGAAAGTGTCAATAAAGGTAAAGTAAATATAAGTAAAGAGTTATTTAATTCTTTAAATGGAATTGTAGCTAAAGATGAAGCTTTAATAAGTGGAAGCTTTAGAACTGGGCAAGTTAGAATTGGTGGTACAGATTTTATTCCACCAAAAGCAGAAGAGTTAGAAAATATTTTTTATAATGAATTGCCAATATTAATAGAAAGAAGTAAAAGTAGCATTGATTTAGCTTTTGATATATTTCTTTGGGGTGCTTTAAATCAATTTTATTATGATGGAAACAAGAGAACATCAAGACTTATATCAAATTTAATTTTAATATTTAATGGTCAAGGTGTATTCAATGTTAAAGTAAAAAATAGATTAGAATTTAATACATTGATGGTTGACTTTTATAATAATCATGATGGGGATAAGATCTTTGAATTCTTTTATGATTATTGTTTAGAAAGATATTAA
- a CDS encoding GNAT family N-acetyltransferase, whose product MDINFRKIDKSNYNTCVSLKVGEHQINYVASNAFSLVQAFYEDKLYPLGIYNGDEMVGFLLYDYDEELKGWSFSRFMIDIKHQNKGFGSKALEKFLDFFHDKFPSENLYTSAEIDNEVAIKLYEKCGFNKKNSFKYKIGDVTYEEFRMLKESW is encoded by the coding sequence ATGGATATTAATTTTAGAAAGATAGATAAATCAAATTACAATACTTGCGTGTCTTTAAAGGTAGGAGAGCATCAAATTAATTATGTTGCAAGTAATGCATTCTCATTGGTACAAGCTTTTTATGAAGATAAATTATATCCTTTAGGAATATATAATGGTGATGAAATGGTAGGTTTTTTATTATATGATTATGATGAAGAATTAAAAGGGTGGTCATTTTCAAGATTCATGATTGATATTAAGCATCAAAATAAGGGATTTGGTTCAAAAGCATTAGAAAAATTTTTAGATTTTTTTCATGATAAATTTCCAAGTGAAAATCTATATACAAGCGCAGAAATAGATAATGAAGTAGCTATTAAATTGTATGAAAAATGTGGTTTTAATAAAAAGAATTCATTTAAATATAAAATAGGTGATGTTACTTATGAGGAATTTAGAATGCTGAAGGAATCATGGTAG
- a CDS encoding linear amide C-N hydrolase — protein sequence MCTAITLQSEQLENFFGRTMDFSYGIDPELFIIPKNYEWTNFLSNKTISNKYSFMGIGQKKDGMLAFFDGVNEKGFAAATLYFAGYAKYDDEENSMEKESISSLDFLHYILGKCESVKDLKDILLNISIKGLPDPVTQTVAPLHWIATDKSGECVVIEQTEDGLNIFKNEIGVMANSPNFKWHMTNLTNYINVSQTQIDNTKWGNVQLKPFGQASGTMQLPGGYTSPERFVKTAYQKTHIKMPKNSLEAINACFHIMESVTIPKGIVVTNRNTDDYTKYTAFVNTNTCEYFFKTYDNTQIIKASLFNNYKDSKEPISLGKLERKVKFEEI from the coding sequence ATGTGTACAGCAATAACATTACAATCAGAACAATTAGAAAATTTTTTCGGTAGAACTATGGATTTTTCTTATGGTATTGATCCAGAACTTTTTATTATACCTAAGAATTATGAGTGGACAAATTTCCTTAGCAATAAAACTATCTCTAATAAATATAGTTTTATGGGAATTGGGCAAAAAAAAGATGGTATGCTAGCCTTTTTTGATGGTGTAAATGAAAAAGGATTTGCTGCTGCAACCTTATATTTTGCTGGATATGCAAAATATGATGATGAAGAAAACTCAATGGAAAAAGAATCAATTTCATCTTTAGATTTTCTTCATTATATTTTAGGAAAGTGTGAATCAGTAAAAGATCTTAAAGACATTTTACTAAATATAAGTATTAAAGGACTTCCTGATCCAGTAACTCAAACTGTTGCACCTTTACATTGGATAGCTACAGATAAAAGTGGAGAATGTGTTGTTATTGAACAAACAGAGGATGGCTTAAATATATTTAAAAATGAAATTGGAGTTATGGCTAATAGCCCTAATTTTAAATGGCATATGACTAATTTAACAAATTATATTAATGTATCTCAAACTCAAATTGATAATACCAAATGGGGAAATGTTCAGTTAAAACCTTTTGGTCAAGCAAGTGGAACAATGCAATTACCTGGAGGATATACTTCACCAGAACGCTTTGTAAAAACAGCATATCAAAAAACACATATTAAAATGCCTAAAAATAGTTTAGAGGCAATAAATGCATGTTTTCACATTATGGAAAGTGTTACAATACCTAAAGGAATCGTAGTCACAAATAGAAATACGGACGATTATACAAAATATACAGCTTTTGTAAACACAAATACTTGTGAATATTTCTTCAAGACTTATGACAACACTCAAATTATAAAAGCAAGTCTTTTTAATAATTATAAAGATAGTAAAGAACCAATTTCGCTAGGAAAATTAGAACGTAAAGTTAAATTTGAAGAAATATAA
- a CDS encoding NCS2 family permease, translating to MIEIKQKDCNNNSILEKIFKLTKKGTDVKTEILAGATTFIATAYILAVIPSMLCTTGMPKTSTVAAVVLTTAFATIFMGMFANLPVVVAPGLGLSAFFAYTICGAMELPWQTALGAVFISGVVFIILTVTKVLQRIIDSIPEVLKTSIGVGIGLFIAFIGLKNSQIIVANESTFVGLGNIKDPGVILTLFGLIFTGSLFSRGVKGSLLIGMFTTTILGMFIGITKIPHSIGDIFNLVPPIPVDTFGKLDIMGAVKYGLVSIVFSITIVDMFDNIGTLIGVSKKAGLVKEDGSIEGLDKALVTGSVAAATGALLGTCTVTSYVESATGVAEGGRTGLTAVTTGILFLVALFFAPLFMLVPPQATAPVLIIVGVLMLGEVTSINFNDFTEALPAFITILLMPLTFSIAQGLAMGFISYTLIKVLTGKQKEIKPIMYILTIAFVIHFII from the coding sequence ATGATTGAAATTAAACAAAAGGATTGTAATAATAACAGTATTTTGGAGAAAATTTTTAAGCTAACTAAAAAAGGAACAGATGTAAAGACTGAAATATTAGCAGGAGCAACAACATTTATAGCAACAGCATATATTTTAGCAGTTATACCTAGTATGCTTTGTACAACAGGAATGCCGAAAACTAGTACAGTAGCAGCGGTAGTTTTAACAACGGCATTTGCAACAATATTTATGGGAATGTTTGCAAATTTACCAGTTGTAGTTGCACCGGGATTAGGATTAAGTGCTTTTTTTGCATATACTATTTGTGGAGCAATGGAGTTACCATGGCAAACAGCATTAGGAGCAGTTTTTATTTCAGGGGTAGTATTTATAATTTTAACAGTAACTAAGGTATTACAACGTATTATAGATTCTATTCCAGAGGTTTTAAAAACATCTATAGGGGTTGGTATAGGGCTATTTATAGCTTTTATAGGATTAAAAAATTCTCAAATTATTGTTGCCAACGAATCTACTTTTGTTGGACTTGGCAATATAAAAGATCCAGGAGTAATTCTTACATTATTTGGACTAATTTTTACAGGAAGTTTATTTTCAAGAGGGGTTAAAGGCAGTTTATTAATTGGAATGTTTACCACAACAATATTGGGAATGTTTATTGGAATAACTAAAATTCCACATAGCATAGGAGATATATTTAATTTAGTTCCACCTATTCCAGTAGATACATTTGGTAAATTAGATATTATGGGTGCAGTAAAATATGGACTTGTATCAATAGTATTTTCAATAACAATCGTTGATATGTTTGATAACATTGGTACACTAATTGGGGTATCAAAAAAAGCTGGTTTAGTTAAAGAAGATGGAAGTATTGAAGGATTAGATAAAGCATTAGTTACAGGTTCAGTGGCAGCAGCTACAGGTGCATTACTTGGAACTTGCACTGTTACATCATATGTAGAAAGTGCTACAGGAGTTGCAGAAGGTGGTAGAACTGGTTTAACAGCTGTTACAACAGGAATTTTATTTCTAGTAGCATTATTCTTTGCACCATTATTTATGTTAGTTCCTCCACAAGCTACAGCACCAGTTTTAATTATAGTAGGTGTTCTTATGCTTGGTGAAGTTACTAGTATAAATTTTAATGATTTTACTGAAGCACTACCAGCATTTATAACTATACTTCTTATGCCACTTACTTTTAGTATAGCTCAAGGATTAGCAATGGGATTTATTAGTTACACTTTAATTAAAGTATTAACAGGTAAACAAAAGGAAATAAAACCTATTATGTATATACTTACAATAGCATTTGTTATACATTTTATTATTTAA